A region from the Enterobacter roggenkampii genome encodes:
- the hpaE gene encoding 5-carboxymethyl-2-hydroxymuconate semialdehyde dehydrogenase: MKKINHWINGKNVAGSDYFHTTNPASGEVLAEVAAGGEAEIHQAVAAAKEAFPKWANLPMKERARLMRRLGDLIDQNVPEIAAMETADTGLPIHQTKNVLIPRASHNFEFFAEVCQQMNGKTYPVDDKMLNYTLVQPVGVCALVSPWNVPFMTATWKVAPCLALGNTAVLKMSELSPLTADRLGELALEAGIPAGVLNVVQGYGATAGDALVRHHDVRAVSFTGGTATGRNIMKNAGLKKYSMELGGKSPVLIFEDADIERALDAALFTIFSINGERCTAGSRIFIQQSIYPEFVKRFAERASRLRVGDPTDPNTQIGALISQQHWEKVSGYIRLGIEEGATLLAGGPDKPTDLPAHLKGGNFLRPTVLADVDNRMRVAQEEIFGPVACLLPFKDEAEGLRLANDVEYGLASYIWTQDVSKVLRLARNIEAGMVFVNTQNVRDLRQPFGGVKASGTGREGGEYSFEVFAEMKNVCISMGDHPIPKWGI, from the coding sequence ATGAAAAAGATAAACCATTGGATCAACGGTAAAAACGTCGCGGGCAGCGACTACTTCCACACCACTAACCCGGCCTCCGGCGAGGTCCTGGCAGAAGTGGCCGCCGGCGGCGAAGCCGAAATCCATCAGGCCGTTGCCGCCGCCAAAGAGGCGTTTCCGAAGTGGGCCAACCTGCCGATGAAGGAGCGCGCGCGCCTGATGCGTCGTCTGGGCGATCTGATCGACCAGAACGTACCGGAGATCGCCGCCATGGAAACCGCCGACACCGGGCTGCCGATCCACCAGACCAAAAACGTGCTCATTCCGCGCGCCTCGCACAACTTCGAATTCTTCGCCGAGGTGTGCCAGCAGATGAACGGCAAGACCTACCCGGTCGACGACAAGATGCTCAACTACACCCTGGTGCAGCCGGTGGGCGTCTGCGCGCTGGTGTCGCCGTGGAACGTGCCGTTTATGACCGCCACCTGGAAGGTCGCGCCCTGTCTGGCCTTAGGCAATACCGCGGTGCTGAAGATGTCCGAGCTCTCCCCTCTCACCGCCGACCGTCTGGGCGAACTGGCCCTCGAAGCGGGTATTCCGGCGGGCGTGCTCAACGTGGTGCAGGGCTACGGCGCGACGGCAGGCGATGCGCTGGTGCGGCATCACGACGTGCGCGCCGTCTCCTTCACCGGCGGCACCGCCACCGGGCGCAACATCATGAAAAACGCCGGGCTGAAGAAGTACTCCATGGAGCTGGGCGGCAAATCCCCGGTGCTGATTTTTGAAGACGCGGATATCGAGCGCGCGCTGGACGCCGCCCTCTTCACCATCTTCTCCATCAACGGCGAGCGCTGCACCGCGGGCTCGCGCATCTTCATCCAGCAGAGCATCTACCCGGAATTCGTGAAGCGCTTTGCCGAGCGCGCCAGCCGCCTGCGCGTGGGCGACCCGACCGATCCGAACACCCAGATTGGCGCGCTCATCAGCCAACAGCACTGGGAAAAAGTCTCCGGCTATATCCGCCTCGGCATCGAGGAAGGCGCAACCCTGCTGGCGGGCGGCCCGGACAAACCGACCGACCTGCCTGCACACCTGAAGGGCGGCAACTTCCTGCGCCCGACCGTGCTGGCGGATGTTGATAACCGCATGCGCGTGGCGCAGGAGGAGATCTTCGGGCCGGTGGCTTGCCTGCTGCCGTTTAAGGACGAAGCGGAAGGGCTGCGCCTGGCCAACGACGTGGAGTACGGCCTGGCGTCGTATATCTGGACCCAGGACGTCAGCAAAGTGCTGCGCCTGGCGCGCAATATCGAAGCGGGCATGGTATTCGTCAACACCCAGAACGTGCGCGACCTGCGCCAGCCGTTTGGCGGCGTGAAGGCCTCCGGCACCGGCCGCGAGGGGGGCGAGTACAGCTTCGAGGTATTCGCGGAGATGAAGAACGTCTGCATCTCCATGGGCGACCATCCGATTCCAAAGTGGGGGATCTGA
- the hpaG gene encoding 4-hydroxyphenylacetate degradation bifunctional isomerase/decarboxylase, giving the protein MKGTVFAVALNHQSQREAWREAFEKAPYNTPPKTAVWFIKPHNTVIRAGDPIPYPQGETVLSGATVALVVGKTASKVRVEDAAAYIAGYALANEVSLPEESFYRPAIKAKCRDGFCPLGEPVAVDNVDSLTIITEINGREADHWNTADLQRNAAELLSALSEFATLNPGDAILLGTPHSRVEIRPGDRVRILAEGFPPLENPVVDERDVTIARSTPPHATLFALGLNYADHASELDFKPPTEPLVFIKAPNTFNGDNQTSVRPNNVEYMHYEAELVVVIGKTARKVSEAEAMDYVAGYTVCNDYAIRDYLENYYRPNLRVKSRDGLTPISPNIVPKEAIPDPHNLALRTFVNGELRQEGTTADLIFSIPYLIAYLSDFMTLQPGDMIATGTPKGLSDVVPGDEVVVEVEGVGRLVNRIVSEETAK; this is encoded by the coding sequence ATGAAAGGTACCGTCTTTGCCGTCGCCCTCAACCATCAGAGCCAGCGCGAAGCCTGGCGAGAGGCGTTTGAAAAAGCCCCCTACAACACGCCGCCGAAAACGGCGGTGTGGTTTATCAAACCGCATAACACCGTGATTCGCGCGGGCGACCCCATTCCGTACCCGCAGGGGGAAACGGTGCTGAGCGGCGCCACGGTAGCGCTGGTGGTCGGTAAAACCGCCAGCAAGGTGCGCGTGGAGGACGCCGCGGCGTACATCGCCGGATATGCGCTGGCCAACGAGGTGAGCCTGCCGGAAGAGAGCTTCTACCGCCCGGCCATCAAGGCCAAATGCCGGGACGGATTCTGCCCGCTTGGCGAACCGGTCGCCGTTGATAACGTGGATAGCCTGACCATCATCACCGAGATCAACGGCCGCGAAGCGGACCACTGGAACACCGCCGATCTGCAGCGTAACGCTGCCGAACTGCTGAGCGCCCTGAGCGAGTTCGCCACCCTTAATCCCGGTGATGCGATCCTGCTCGGTACCCCGCACAGCCGCGTTGAGATCCGCCCGGGCGATCGGGTGCGTATTCTGGCGGAAGGATTTCCACCGCTGGAAAACCCGGTGGTGGACGAGCGCGATGTCACTATTGCGCGCAGCACGCCGCCGCACGCCACGCTGTTTGCCCTCGGCCTGAACTATGCCGATCACGCCAGCGAGCTGGACTTCAAGCCGCCCACCGAGCCGCTGGTCTTTATCAAAGCGCCTAACACCTTCAACGGCGACAACCAGACCTCGGTGCGCCCGAACAACGTCGAGTACATGCACTATGAAGCGGAGCTGGTGGTGGTCATCGGCAAAACCGCCCGCAAGGTGAGCGAAGCCGAGGCGATGGACTATGTTGCGGGCTACACGGTCTGCAACGACTACGCCATTCGTGACTATCTCGAAAACTACTACCGCCCGAACCTGCGGGTAAAAAGCCGCGACGGGCTGACCCCCATTTCCCCCAACATCGTGCCAAAAGAAGCCATTCCCGACCCGCACAACCTCGCCCTGCGCACCTTCGTTAACGGCGAGCTGCGTCAGGAAGGCACCACGGCGGATCTGATCTTCAGCATCCCGTACCTGATCGCCTACCTGAGCGACTTTATGACCCTGCAGCCGGGCGACATGATTGCCACCGGCACGCCGAAGGGGCTGTCCGACGTGGTGCCGGGCGATGAGGTGGTGGTGGAAGTGGAAGGCGTGGGACGCCTGGTGAACCGAATTGTGAGTGAGGAGACGGCAAAATGA